A genomic stretch from Cellulomonas sp. KRMCY2 includes:
- a CDS encoding N(5)-(carboxyethyl)ornithine synthase: MNAKTLGILSSCRKADELRLPLHPDHLDRIDPALRARITLEEGYGERFGLTDEQLGPQVGRIASRREVLAGSDVILLPKPQAADLAELHEGQVLWGWPHCVQDRAVTQVAIDRRLTLIAFESMHHWSSDGSFGLHVFHKNNELAGYCSVLHALQLAGSTGDYGRRLRAVVIGFGATARGAVTALNAHGVHDVHVLTSRSVAAVAAPIHSVTMAHFDQDDTAPLSEVVVDGRRVPIAPYLGEHDIVVNCTLQDTDAPLTYLHDVDLGAFRPGSLLIDVSCDAGMGFSWARPTSFRSPTFEVGDHLRYYAVDHSPSYLWASASWEISEALLPFMESVMAGPAGWAADETVRRAIEIRDGQVVNPRILSFQDRASDYPYPPRPADVAPMTA, from the coding sequence GTGAATGCGAAGACCCTGGGGATCCTGTCCTCGTGCCGCAAGGCCGACGAGCTACGGCTGCCGCTCCACCCCGACCATCTGGACCGGATCGACCCCGCATTGCGGGCCCGGATCACCCTCGAAGAGGGGTACGGCGAGCGTTTCGGTCTCACCGACGAGCAGCTCGGCCCACAGGTCGGCCGGATCGCGTCGCGTCGTGAGGTGCTCGCCGGGTCCGACGTGATCCTGCTGCCCAAGCCGCAGGCGGCGGACCTCGCCGAGCTGCACGAGGGGCAGGTCCTGTGGGGCTGGCCGCACTGCGTGCAGGATCGCGCCGTGACGCAGGTGGCGATCGACCGCCGGCTGACGTTGATCGCTTTCGAGTCGATGCACCACTGGTCGAGCGACGGTTCGTTCGGCCTCCACGTGTTCCACAAGAACAACGAGCTCGCCGGTTACTGCTCCGTGCTGCACGCGCTCCAGCTCGCGGGCTCGACGGGGGACTACGGCCGTCGGCTGCGGGCCGTGGTGATCGGCTTCGGCGCGACCGCGCGCGGCGCCGTCACGGCCCTCAATGCTCACGGCGTCCACGACGTGCACGTCCTGACCAGTCGGAGCGTGGCAGCTGTCGCCGCGCCGATCCACTCGGTCACGATGGCGCACTTCGACCAGGACGACACGGCGCCGCTGAGCGAGGTGGTGGTCGACGGCCGGCGCGTGCCGATCGCGCCGTACCTCGGTGAGCACGACATCGTGGTGAACTGCACGCTGCAGGACACGGACGCACCCCTGACGTACCTGCACGATGTCGACCTTGGCGCCTTCCGCCCCGGCAGCCTGCTCATCGACGTGTCATGCGACGCGGGCATGGGCTTCAGCTGGGCGCGACCGACCTCGTTCCGCTCTCCTACCTTCGAGGTCGGTGACCACCTGCGCTACTACGCGGTGGACCACAGCCCTTCCTACCTCTGGGCCTCGGCCTCGTGGGAGATCAGCGAGGCCCTGCTGCCCTTCATGGAGTCCGTCATGGCGGGGCCTGCAGGTTGGGCCGCCGACGAGACGGTGCGGCGGGCGATCGAGATCCGGGACGGTCAGGTGGTCAACCCGCGCATCCTGTCGTTCCAGGACCGTGCCTCCGACTACCCCTACCCGCCGCGCCCCGCCGACGTCGCGCCGATGACCGCCTGA